The sequence GATGAAGTCGAGCTGGAAGAGGCGGTCGCGGGCGATGAGGTAGCCCAGCGTGATGATGGCGTCGCGGTCGGAGGCCGCGTAGATGTGCGGCACCCAGCGGGCATCGCGCACCACCGTTACCGGTTGTTGGAGCGCGGGCAGGCGCAGTGTGGTGCGGGCCGGCGCGCGCGCTTCGGTGCGGGCGGTGCGCCACAGCCCATCGGCCGGGTCTAGAAGCGAAGCAAGCGGTGCGAGCCCGGCCCACCGCATCGACAGCAATCCAACAAGCACAAGGCCCAGCGCGGTGGCGCCCCACCCCGCCGCGCGGTAGGAGGAAGTCAAAGCGGCCTTAGGAGGATTTTACAGAGAGCGTAGACGGGTCGTTGCTGGCGCCATCGGACGACGCAGGCGGCGGGGCGTTGCTAGACGTCGAGGCATCGTTTGAGGTCTCGTCATCGGACGACGCCTCGGCGCCGCCGGTCACGTGGCGCAACAGTTCGTCGGCCGCGTTGGCATAGTCGCGGGCGCCGCGGGCGGTGGCGTCGTGGTTGAAGACGGTTTTCCCTTCCTCGTGCGCCACGGCAAGCGACGTGCTGGTGCGAATGACCTGCTCCAGCACCTGGTCGCCGTACTTCCGGCGGACGTACTGCTGGTAGGTGTGGTGGATGCGCTTGCGGGCATCCACCTGCGTAAACAGAAACAGCGGCGGCGCGAGCGACGGGTTGAGGCGCTTGCGGACCAGGTTCACCGTCTGGTAGGTCTGCTCGGCCCCAATGATGCCCTGATACTCCGGCAGGACCGGAATCACCGCGTAATCGCTAGCCACGAGGGCGTTGAGGCTGTACACGGTCACCGCGGCTGCGGTATCAAACACAACCATGTCGTAGTTGAGGGTGAGCTGATCGAGCGTTTCACGCACCCAAAAGACATCGGTGGGTTTGTTGAGGCTGCGCATCTGTTTGGTGAGGCGCCCCGAGGAGGGAATCAGGTCGAACCCGCTGAGGGAGCGCGCCTGAATGCGCCGGATGTCCAGGTCCGTATCGAACAGCGCGAGCACCGATTCTTCGGGCGGCGGCTCGCCCACATGCAGCGCGCGCGACAGAAAGCCCTGCGGATCGAGGTCGAGCACGAGCGTGCGCCGACCGGACAGTCCGAAGGCTGCGGACAAGTGAATGGCCGTGGTCGTTTTACCCGTACCGCCTTTATGGTTACAAATGGTAAGGACCTTCATGAACCAGGCCGTCCAATTCCATTTAGCGTATTTGTAAGATAGAAGCAACGGCCCGGTCTGTCAAGGACACCTGCATGCCGTTGCTGAGACGCACGGTGAGCAGCGGCAAACGCACGGCCACGCACCGCACGGTTGGGCGGGGGAGGACACTTTATCCTACACCTCTACAACGAACCGATTGGCGCACTCATTTGCAACCGATGCGTTACAGAAAATCGCCGAAACATGTGATCTTTCCGGCAACCAACGGGTTCACGCATTCCCTTTCGTGAATGGCTTGCTGGATGGCTATGGCTCGGTTCGATCCGACGGTGGACTATTACGCGCTGCTCGATGTGGCTCCTGACGCCGACCGCGCCACCATACGCCGCGCGTTTCGGCAGCGGGCCAAGCGCGTGCATCCGGACGTGAACCCCGACGACCCCGAGGCGGCCCGGCGCTTTCGGCAGTTGCGCACCGCACAGCGCGTGTTGAGCACGCCCGAGCTGCGCCGGCAGTACGATGCCGCCCGCCGCGCGCC comes from Salisaeta longa DSM 21114 and encodes:
- a CDS encoding ParA family protein, translated to MKVLTICNHKGGTGKTTTAIHLSAAFGLSGRRTLVLDLDPQGFLSRALHVGEPPPEESVLALFDTDLDIRRIQARSLSGFDLIPSSGRLTKQMRSLNKPTDVFWVRETLDQLTLNYDMVVFDTAAAVTVYSLNALVASDYAVIPVLPEYQGIIGAEQTYQTVNLVRKRLNPSLAPPLFLFTQVDARKRIHHTYQQYVRRKYGDQVLEQVIRTSTSLAVAHEEGKTVFNHDATARGARDYANAADELLRHVTGGAEASSDDETSNDASTSSNAPPPASSDGASNDPSTLSVKSS